The genomic segment CTACTATACTTCCTTCACCAATTACAGCATTATCTAAAATTGTAGCACTCATTCCAATTAGACAGTTATTTTCAATTTTGCAACCATGAAGCATTACTTTATGTCCAACAGTTACATTATCTCCAATAGTTGTTTTTGAGTTTGTATCTGTATGAATACAAGATAAATCTTGAATATTTGTATTTTTACCAATTCTTACTTCATTTACATCAGAACGAATTACACAACCAAACCAAATGGAACTATTCTCTCCTATTTCTATATTTCCTATTAAATCTGCACTTGGTGCTATCCAAGCTGAAGAGGCGATTTTTGGATAAAACTCTTTAAATTTTAGTATCATAATTTACTCCTAAATATAAATCTGGATTGTATTTAAAAAAAGTAGCAATAAAATTACAAATATTTTTTATTTTTTTGCTCAAAAATTTAAAATATTTAATATAATTCCATTTGATTACATAAAAAATTTTAGGAAATAAAATGGATATTGCTAATAGGATTAAACCTTTGGTTGAAGAGATTGCTTTTAAAAGTGTTGAGATAGATGAGCCACTATATACATCAAATTTAATTGATAGTATGGGAACAGTTGATTTAGCAATGATGTTAGAAGATGAGTTTAGTATAAAAATTGATACTAGGGATATTATTGAAAGTAATTTTGATAGCATTAGTAAATTGGTCAACTACATAAAAAGTAGAATTGGTGAATAATCGTTTAGTATTAAATATTTCTGCTCTATTTTTTGCATTTCTTGTAGTTTTTATTGTACTTTTTTTTATAAAAGATAAATTATTTGACTACTATTTTACTTATTTAGAATCTCTTAAAAAAACAGTTGAATTACAAAGTGATTTAGAAAATGGAAAAATTGTATTATTTGGTTCTTCTGAATTAGTAGTTTATCCTAATCAAAAATTTTTACCTCAAAACTTTTTTAATAATGATTTAAAAATACCTTTAAGAGTTCAAGGGAATGAAGGTCATCAATCCTTTGTTATATTATCCCAATTAGCAGCGTTTGATAATAAAAAAGTAAGGCAAAATGCAAAAGTTGTAGTTATGTTGTCTCCTAGTTGGTTTACAGGAAGTAGTGATAATGGTCTTACTATGGCAAAATTTTTAGAATATATGAATTTGGGAATGATGAATAAACTTTATTTTGAAGGTCAAACTCAAGATAAGTACAAATTTTTAATAAGTGATTATATTCAAAATAATATCTCATATATTAAAGAACCAACTTTTATATATGAAACAACATTTAAAGAAATAAAAGATGAATATATAAATAATAAAATTAAAAAGTTTATAATAGAAAAATTTGATGAAAAGTATGTTAAATTGCAAGATATTAAGTATTTTAAGCAAGATTTGAATTTTGATAATTTAAAAAATGAAGCAAAAAGTATAGAAACTTCATCTTCAAATAATAAGTTTGGAATTCAAAATGAATATTATTCAAAATATATTGAACCACAAATTGCAAAAAATAATTTTCCATTTGAAATAGTAATACCACCATCTTTAGAGAAAAATGAAGAGTATCAAGATTTTTTAGATTTACTTGATTTTTTAGATAGTTATAAAATAAAACCTCTTTTTATCATGCAAGATTTACACCCTCATATTTTTATAAAGAATAGAGAAAATGCAAACTTACTTATGGAAACAATAAAATCAAAAGTTTTAGAACATAATTTTGAATATATGGATATGTGGACATATAAAAAAGAGGATTATGAGATTGGAACTTTAATAGATATTGTTCATTTTGGTGAGTTAGGTTGGGTTAAAGCCAATCAAAAAATAGTTGATTATTTTGTTAAATAAGGAAATTTTTTGAGATATTTTTTTAAATTCTTTTTTATATATCTTCTTTTGATAGTTGGTCTTTTGTATATTTTAGCTGATGAAAATATAAATGATTTAAGTGGAAATGATGTTGATTCTACTGTTGAATTTGTATATGAGGAGTTTTAATGTATGATTTTTTTCCTTTTTCAGGAGTTGGATTTTTTATAATAAGTTTTGCATTTATTATTTTTTTACATATATTTAAAAATATTTTAACTAAATTCATCTCATATAAAATGGTTATTTTTATAGCTGTTGTTCTTTATATATCTTTTGCAATTCCTGAGTCTTATGGACTTTTTTTAATTCTGATTTATACTTATATTGTTTATTATATTTTTGTAAAAAATGATTACAAAGAGACACTTTTCCCAATGATTGTTATAGCTTTTCCTATGATGTTACATAAAATTGATTTAGATAATCCTATGTTTAAGATTATTGGTATTTCATATATTACATTTAGAACTATTCAAGCAATAGTTGATAGTCATAACTATGGAAAACTATCATTTTTTGAGTTTACATCATTTTTACTATTTCCAACAACTCTACTAGCAGGTCCAATAGATAGATCATATAGATTTCAAGAGGATTTGCAAAAAGGTTATACAAATTTAACTTTAGTAAATATGTTAAAAGGTTGGGAGATTTTAGCTGTTGGAGTTTTATTTAAATTTGTTTTTGCAAAACTTGTTACTATGTTTTGGCTTGGAAAAATAGATGAAAATAGTACTTTATTTTTTGATATGGCAAATAGTGCATATGCATACACAACTTATCTTTTTTTTGATTTTGCTGGTTATAGTGCAATGGCCGTTGGACTTAGTATAATGATGGGTATTTTTGTTCCAATGAACTTTAATCATCCATATCTTGCACCAAATCCACAAGATTTTTGGAGAAGATTTCACATAACTTTAGGAAGTTGGCTAACTGATTACTTTTTTAAACCATTATATAAATATCTTCATAATTTTACTTTTCTAAAAGGTAGAAAATTACTTATACAAAATATTGCAATAACATGCACTTTTTTACTTATGGGAGTTTGGAATGGTTTAACTTGGTATTTTATTTTTAGTGGTTTTTTATTTGGAATTTATTCAAGTATTCATAACTCTTATGTTTTGTATGTTAAAAAGGGAGGATATGATTATTTTTCATTTTTTCCAGATATTATAAGTATAAATTTAAAAAGATTTTTGATGATAAATGCAGCAGTTTTTGCTCTATATATTTTTAGTGGGAGAGTTCCTTTATGAGATTTGATTTTAAACTTTTAGATTTTGTTGATTGTGAAAAAGATTTTGACAAATTGGCTGTTTGCGGAAGTGACAAAGATTTAACTTGGAGTGAGTTAAAAAATGAAGTAGATATTTTTAAGAAGAAACTTCAAAACTATAATCTTCCAAAAGGGCATCCAGTTCTTATTTATGGACATAAAGAAGTAGATTTTATAGTAAGTATTATAAGCTGTATGAGTTTAGGATTTCCATATATTCCTATTGATACAATTTATCCAAAAGATAGAGTTGAAAAAATAGCAAGTATTGTAAAATCTGCTATTAAGATAGATACGATAGAAAATAAAATAGATTTTAACCAAAGTAATATATCTACTTCATATTTATTAAGTGACCAAATAATCTATATTATTTTTACATCAGGAAGTACAGGTGAGCCAAAAGGTGTTCAAATTACACAAAACTCTATTTTGGATTTTGAAAAGTGGTTAAATAGCGATTTTGGATTATCAAAAAATAGTGTATTTATGAATCAAGCACCTTTTAGTTTTGATTTATCTGTTTATGAGTTAGTTGGTTTTTTATCTTTAGGAGCAACTATTGTTTTAAATAGTAAAGATATTATAGAAAATCATCTTCTATATTTTGAAAGATTAAAAAAATACTCTTGTAATGTTTGGGTTTCAACTCCATCATTTATTAGTAAGCTTCTACTTTCATCTGAGTTTGTAGAAGAAAATATAAAAAGTTTAAAAACTTTTCTTTTTTGTGGAGAGGTTTTACCTTCAAATACTGTAAAAAGAATAAAAAATAGTTTTCCATCTTCTATTGTTTTAAATACATATGGACCAACAGAAGCTACTGTTGCTACAACTTTGATAGAGATTACTTTTGATATTTTAGAAAAATATTCAAAAAATTTACCTGTTGGTTATGTAAAAGAAAATTCAAATATAAATTTACTAGATATTGATGAGCAAAATATTGGTGAACTTGAAATAGTTGGAGATAATGTATCTATTGGATATTTTAAAAATGAAGAGTTAAATAAGCAAAAATTTGAAAAAAAGTATGAAAAACGAAGTTTTAGAACAGGAGATTTTGGTTATTTTGAAGATAATTTACTCTTTTTTGCAAATAGAAAAGATGAGCTTATAAAACTTCATGGATTTAGAATAGAGTTAGGAGAGATAGATAAAGAGCTTCTTAGTGATAAAATTGTAAATGAATCAATCACAATTGCATTAAAAAGAGGAAATGATGTTTCAAAGATTATCTCTTTTGTTATAGGTTCTAAATCTTTAGATATTGAAGTTTTAAAACAGAATATCTCAAAAAATCTTCCATATTATATGATTCCAGCTGATATTGTTGTGTTAGATAAATTTCCATATAATTCAAACCATAAAATCGATAAAAATGAGTTAATAAATATTTATAAAAGTATGTAAAATAAAGAGATTTATCTCTTTATTTTTTACACATTGAATTTTTTTAGTTCTTTAATTATTAGAGCAATCTCTTTTGAGTACTCTTTTGCTTGTTTACTATTAAATTTGTAACCAGCATTGTAGCTTCCCCAAACTTTTGTCCAATCATTTCTATGAATTTTTTGCCAAAAAGTAAGTTCTTCTATTGCATTTTTTGTAGCAAACTGAAAATCAGAAACTAATTTTGATGCAAAAACATTCCTATTCCAAGTAGTATCTTTTATATTTTGTCTACTTAAAACAGTTTTGATATTTGCTTGATAAAGACCAAAATCTTTTGTGTCAAGGTTTACCATATACTCACCAAGTTTTGATTCTTTGATTGCTATTGCCATCAAAGTATAACTAAGTCCAGTATCTTCGCCATGCTTTTTTATCTCTTTTAGTGTTTCTAGTTGCTCTTGTGTTAAGTTCTTTATATCTACGTTAGATGCAAAAACATTAGAAATAAATAGTAAAATCAGTAATAAAGATTTAAATTTCAATGTTTTCTCCTTTTTTAAATTTTTTTAATAGGGATAAATAGTATTTTAAAATTGTGTAATAATTGTAAAACAAAATTAATTTAACCCAATATCTATATACTTTCTAACTTTTAAAATTTCATCTTTATCAAATTTTGCTTCTAAAATTGTTTTGTTGTCATCTTTTATGAGATTTCCAAAAGGCGATATTATAGCACTTCCTTTTGCCATATTATCATTTGAACTATTGCTTGCAACTACAAAACTTTGATTAACTAAAGCTAGAGCTTTACTAATAGTTTCATAATGCTCTTTTCTTTTTACTCCCCACATAGCAGGATTTAAAATAATATCAGCACCTTTTATTTGTTCCCAAAGAGTAGGGAATCTAAGCTCAAAACATATTAAAGTTGCTATTTTTAATCCATTTATCTCTATAATTTTTATTTGATTCTCTTTTGATGGAGTAAAATATTCATCTTCATCTCCTAAAGGAAAGAGTTTTATCTTATCTTGAGTATGGACAATATTTTTATTAAAAAAGATAAATAATCTATTATAAAAATTATCATCTTCTTTTATAATTGTAGTAATTGCTATAATTTTATTTTCTGAAAGCTCTTTTATCTCATCTATTGCTTTGATTGAAAATATACTAGCTTCTTCCATGTTATTGTATGCAAAACCTACAAGACAAAGTTCAGGTGCTAATATTAGCGAGTCATTTTTACAAGATAGAATTAAACTTTTAAAAGTTTCAAGATTTATTTCAAAATTTTCACAAGTTTTCATTTGAAGAGATATTAGGTTCATTTTTTTCCTTTTTCTAAATTTAGTAGATACTCTTTTATTGAAACTCCACCAGTGTAACCACCTATATTTCAATTATTTGCTATTACTCTATGGCAAGGTACAGTAGGCACAAATAGTATTAGTTTTTCTTCAAAACTAGCAGCAAACATTAAAAGTTTTTCAGTTTGAATAGTTGTTGTATAAATAGTCTAATCTTTCATATTAGAAATTTTAACATAGATAAGATTTAGTTTTAAATATTAAAAAAATAAAAATATTCTCTATTTGCTTGTATATAGGAAATTTATTTATATAGATGTATAATTTTGCTAATTTATTATTAGGAAAATATATGAAAAAAATAGCAGTTGTAATTTTATTGTTTAGTGCTTGTTCTTTGTTTGCTCAAAATAACAGATATGATATAAAATCTGGTATTGTTGAATATGATATTTTAGGAACTACAAATTCAAAAGATCATACTTTTAGTGGAAGTAGTACTTTGTACTTTAAAGATTTTGGTAATTTAGAGTTATTTGATGAGATTATTACTCAAAAAAGAGGCTCTATAGTTGAAGAAGAGAGAAATACATATAAAATTTCAAAAGGTAAAATCTATTCAGCAGATTTTAATGATGAGATAATTTATTCACAAGATTTAAGTGTTGATGATGAAAATCCTATTGCAAATACAAAAAATAGAGAAGCATTTAAAGAGATGGGTGCAAAGTTTTTGGGTAATGAGAATATTTTAGGATATAAATGCGATATTTGGGAGTTAGGTGAGTATAAAATTTGGGTTTATAATAGTGTTCCTCTAAAGCAAATTAGTAAATCTTTAGGTGTTGAGCAAATGCAAATTGCTAAAAATGCAAACTTTAATATTGATATAAAAGATAATAAATTTAAACTACCAAATTTTCCAGTAAAAGCTATAGATGTAATTATAACAGAGGGTGAAGAGGATTAAAATAGATTGAAGATTTTCTTCAATCTATTTTTTTAGTTTAATAGTTTTTTATTTTTATCTTTTGTTATAGTATAAAGTACGATAATAAATGCAATAGCTCCTAAAAATGTATTTGTAAGCATTGAAGCTAAAATACTTAAAACTAAAGCAGTGATGATAAATGGTTTTTTATCTACTAATAATGCAAACGCAGAAGCTATAATCGCTGCAATTCCAATATAGTTGAAATATAGTAAATACCAAACATTTCCAACAATTGAACATAAGAAACCACCACCATTTAGTTTACAAGAAATATCCATATCTCTATTCATAATAAAACCATGTTTAAACAGTAGTATAGCAATACAAATAGCTACAATATAAATAATTGGTTTTTTTAACTCATTTAAACTACTATTTTTTAAAGAACCAACACATAAAATAATTACAAACACAAGATTTATAATAGCTAAAATATTGCTAAAAATATTTAGAGTTGTTTCGTTGTAAACCATTACAAGAGTGTTTATAAATAAAATAATAGCAAATAGTCTTTCAAAATTTCCAAATTTTAATCTATCAAATTTACCAAAATATGACCATAAGAATGAAATAGCAAGTATTATTAATCCATAAATTTCAAAATTCTCATATCTTCCATTGTAAGCTATATTTACAGTCATAATAAATATAAAAATCATACTAAAGTAGAAAGCAACTTTAGAAATAATCTCATACTGATTTTTAGAAACTATATGTTTTAAAAGTTCATAATATACATAAAGTTGTGTTCCTAAAAGTAAAATAGCCCAAAAAGCTTCCAAATTATTTCTTGAAATTACAACATATTGTTCAACTTGAAGCATAAATAAAGATGCAAATATAGTATTTACAATACTAAAAGTTATAAGCCTAATTGTTGATGTTTGTTCATTTTTGAATCTTATAAAAAATCCAAATATTAAAACTAAAGAACCAAAAGCTAAATATAGATAGTTTGGAAAGTTTGAAACATCTCCACTAAATACATTTTTATCTGCTCTATCTTTATCAAAAATTCCCCAAAAACCACCAACAGCACCTTCACTTTTTCTTTTCCAAGGTTGATCTATTGCTTCAATTATATTGTATTGCCAGTTGTGTTCGTTTGCAAGTTTTACAAAATCTCTTATATAAATTGCTTGATTTATCTTGCTAGGAGCTGCATCTTCTCTCATTCTTCCTTCACTTGGCCATCCTGTTTCACCAATTAAAATATTTGAAGTTCCAAGCTCTTTTTCTACTTCAATTCTTACATTTTTTACATGTTCAATTGAATCGTGAATATTTTTTGGTTCATCTTCCCAATATGGCAAAATATGAATAGTTACAAAATCTGTAAGTTCTTTTATTTTTGGATATTTAAGCCAAAATTCCCAAACATCTGCATAAGTTACAGGATATTGTGGAAGAGCCTCTTTTACCTCTTTTATATATTTTGCTAGTTGTACATCAGTTTGGTCTCCTCTTAGAAGAACCTCATTTCCTACAATAATTGCTTTTATAACTTCAGGATATTGTTTTGCTAACTCTTTTAAAGTAGCAATTTCAGCAACTGCTTGCTTCTCTTCTTTACCTATCCAAATCCCCATTAAAACTTGCATTCCTAACTCTTTTGCAACTTTTGGAACAAGTTCTTGCCCAACAGTCGAATAAGTTCTTACACAAGAAGTATATTTAGAAAGAAGTTCCATATCGTTTCTTATGTTTTCTTCTTTTAAAACCATCCCTTTTTCAAAGAAAAATGGTGACTCATCTTTTCCATAAGGTGCATAAGATACACATTGAAGTTTATCAAAGCTATTTGAATTGTCTTTTAAGATTGCCTTTTCACCTAAATAGTGCCAAAAAAATAGTGTTGCAATAACACTACAAAATATTAAAAAAAGTCTATTTGTACTCATTTTGTTCTAACTTGTCCTTGTCCGTAAATTTTGTATTTAAATGTTGTTAAATCATTTATTCCCATAGGTCCTCTTGAGTGAAGTTTATTTGTAGAAATTCCAACTTCAGCACCAAGACCAAACTCTCCACCATCTGTAAATCTAGTACTCGCATTTGCATATACACAAGCTGCATCAACTTCATTTAAAAATTTATTTATTGCAGTATAGTTTTCACTTAAAATTGCTTCAGAGTGTCCTGAACCATGTTTTGATATATGCTCTATTGCTTCATTTAGGTTTTCTACAACTTTGATATTTAAAATATTTTCTAAATACTCAATATAAAAATCTTCCTCTTTTGCTGGAGCAATTTTTATATACTCTAAAGTTTTTGGACAACCTTTTAAAATAGTTCCATAAGTGCTAAGCTCTTCTTGAATTCCTGTTAAAATATAAGGAGCTATATCTTTGTGAACTAAAAGAGTTTCTAATGAGTTACAAGCACTTGGTCTTTGACATTTTGCATTTATTACAATATTTATAGATTTTGTTGCATTTGCATCTTTATCTATAAAAGTATGACAAACTCCTTTGTCATGTTTGATTACAGGTATACTAGAGTTTTGAGTGATAAATTTAATTAAAGCTTCACCGCCTCTTGGAACTATTAAATCTACATATTTATCTTCAACAATCAATTTTGCAACACCTTCCCTGCTACTATCAGGAAGCAAAGAAACTATCTCTTTTGGAAGATTATTTTTTTCTAAAACATCTTGTATTATTTTAGCTATTGCTTTGTTTGAGTTTTCAGCTTCTTTTCCACCTTTTAAAACACAAACATTTCCACTTTTAAAACAAAGTGCTGCTGTATCGCTTGTTACATTTGGACGACTCTCATAAATAATAGCAATAACACCAATTGGAATAGATACTTTTTGAATATTTAAGTTATCTTTAGTAAGCCAACCATCTAAAATCCTTCCAACTGGTTCTGTTTGAGAAGCAATTTGTCGTATAGCATTTGCCATATCTTGAATTCTGCTATCGTTTAAGTATAATCTATCTTGCATTGCAGAGCTTAAATCAAGCTGCTTTGCTAGTTTCATATCTTTTATATTTTCTTCAATAATTAAAAATGAGTTCTCTTCAAGTGCATCCGCAAATTGTAGAAGGGTTTGGTTTTTTATAGCTGTGCTAAGAGTTGCTACAACACGACTGCTTTGTTTTGCTTTTTGTAGAAATTCTTTCATAGATTTTTCCTAAAAATTTTGTGTAAATATACTAAAATTTGGCTTTGTATAGGCTTTGTTTATAAAATGTGATTTATAGGTCCATTTCCTCTTCCAAAATTTGGAGCATTTTTTATAGCTTTGTAGATATATTTTTTTGATTTTTTTATACTTTTACAAAGAGATTTGTCTCTTGCAAGAAGCGAAGCAATAGAAGCACTAAAACTGCAACCTGTTCCATGAGTATTTGAAATATCAGCTTTTTTACCTTTGAATATCTTAATTTTCCCATTTTTTTTCAACAAAACATCTACTGTTTGATTATAACTTTTTATTATATTTTTAAAGATAATATTAGTTGGAATATCTTTTAGACTTTTTATATCATTTATATTTTTTACACCAAAAAAAAGTTCAGCTTCTAAGCTATTTGGTGTTATTAAATAAGCATATTTAAAGTTTGATTTTAAACTATTTATAGCCTCATCATCAAG from the Aliarcobacter cryaerophilus ATCC 43158 genome contains:
- a CDS encoding gamma carbonic anhydrase family protein, yielding MILKFKEFYPKIASSAWIAPSADLIGNIEIGENSSIWFGCVIRSDVNEVRIGKNTNIQDLSCIHTDTNSKTTIGDNVTVGHKVMLHGCKIENNCLIGMSATILDNAVIGEGSIVGANSLVTAGKVFPPKSMIMGSPAKVVRELSDEEVQGLINHAMHYVDYKNEYS
- a CDS encoding acyl carrier protein, whose translation is MDIANRIKPLVEEIAFKSVEIDEPLYTSNLIDSMGTVDLAMMLEDEFSIKIDTRDIIESNFDSISKLVNYIKSRIGE
- a CDS encoding D-alanyl-lipoteichoic acid biosynthesis protein DltD → MNNRLVLNISALFFAFLVVFIVLFFIKDKLFDYYFTYLESLKKTVELQSDLENGKIVLFGSSELVVYPNQKFLPQNFFNNDLKIPLRVQGNEGHQSFVILSQLAAFDNKKVRQNAKVVVMLSPSWFTGSSDNGLTMAKFLEYMNLGMMNKLYFEGQTQDKYKFLISDYIQNNISYIKEPTFIYETTFKEIKDEYINNKIKKFIIEKFDEKYVKLQDIKYFKQDLNFDNLKNEAKSIETSSSNNKFGIQNEYYSKYIEPQIAKNNFPFEIVIPPSLEKNEEYQDFLDLLDFLDSYKIKPLFIMQDLHPHIFIKNRENANLLMETIKSKVLEHNFEYMDMWTYKKEDYEIGTLIDIVHFGELGWVKANQKIVDYFVK
- a CDS encoding MBOAT family O-acyltransferase, with the translated sequence MYDFFPFSGVGFFIISFAFIIFLHIFKNILTKFISYKMVIFIAVVLYISFAIPESYGLFLILIYTYIVYYIFVKNDYKETLFPMIVIAFPMMLHKIDLDNPMFKIIGISYITFRTIQAIVDSHNYGKLSFFEFTSFLLFPTTLLAGPIDRSYRFQEDLQKGYTNLTLVNMLKGWEILAVGVLFKFVFAKLVTMFWLGKIDENSTLFFDMANSAYAYTTYLFFDFAGYSAMAVGLSIMMGIFVPMNFNHPYLAPNPQDFWRRFHITLGSWLTDYFFKPLYKYLHNFTFLKGRKLLIQNIAITCTFLLMGVWNGLTWYFIFSGFLFGIYSSIHNSYVLYVKKGGYDYFSFFPDIISINLKRFLMINAAVFALYIFSGRVPL
- a CDS encoding AMP-binding protein produces the protein MRFDFKLLDFVDCEKDFDKLAVCGSDKDLTWSELKNEVDIFKKKLQNYNLPKGHPVLIYGHKEVDFIVSIISCMSLGFPYIPIDTIYPKDRVEKIASIVKSAIKIDTIENKIDFNQSNISTSYLLSDQIIYIIFTSGSTGEPKGVQITQNSILDFEKWLNSDFGLSKNSVFMNQAPFSFDLSVYELVGFLSLGATIVLNSKDIIENHLLYFERLKKYSCNVWVSTPSFISKLLLSSEFVEENIKSLKTFLFCGEVLPSNTVKRIKNSFPSSIVLNTYGPTEATVATTLIEITFDILEKYSKNLPVGYVKENSNINLLDIDEQNIGELEIVGDNVSIGYFKNEELNKQKFEKKYEKRSFRTGDFGYFEDNLLFFANRKDELIKLHGFRIELGEIDKELLSDKIVNESITIALKRGNDVSKIISFVIGSKSLDIEVLKQNISKNLPYYMIPADIVVLDKFPYNSNHKIDKNELINIYKSM
- a CDS encoding transglycosylase SLT domain-containing protein, with the protein product MKFKSLLLILLFISNVFASNVDIKNLTQEQLETLKEIKKHGEDTGLSYTLMAIAIKESKLGEYMVNLDTKDFGLYQANIKTVLSRQNIKDTTWNRNVFASKLVSDFQFATKNAIEELTFWQKIHRNDWTKVWGSYNAGYKFNSKQAKEYSKEIALIIKELKKFNV
- a CDS encoding carbon-nitrogen hydrolase family protein, which encodes MNLISLQMKTCENFEINLETFKSLILSCKNDSLILAPELCLVGFAYNNMEEASIFSIKAIDEIKELSENKIIAITTIIKEDDNFYNRLFIFFNKNIVHTQDKIKLFPLGDEDEYFTPSKENQIKIIEINGLKIATLICFELRFPTLWEQIKGADIILNPAMWGVKRKEHYETISKALALVNQSFVVASNSSNDNMAKGSAIISPFGNLIKDDNKTILEAKFDKDEILKVRKYIDIGLN
- a CDS encoding glycoside hydrolase family 17 protein, with the protein product MSTNRLFLIFCSVIATLFFWHYLGEKAILKDNSNSFDKLQCVSYAPYGKDESPFFFEKGMVLKEENIRNDMELLSKYTSCVRTYSTVGQELVPKVAKELGMQVLMGIWIGKEEKQAVAEIATLKELAKQYPEVIKAIIVGNEVLLRGDQTDVQLAKYIKEVKEALPQYPVTYADVWEFWLKYPKIKELTDFVTIHILPYWEDEPKNIHDSIEHVKNVRIEVEKELGTSNILIGETGWPSEGRMREDAAPSKINQAIYIRDFVKLANEHNWQYNIIEAIDQPWKRKSEGAVGGFWGIFDKDRADKNVFSGDVSNFPNYLYLAFGSLVLIFGFFIRFKNEQTSTIRLITFSIVNTIFASLFMLQVEQYVVISRNNLEAFWAILLLGTQLYVYYELLKHIVSKNQYEIISKVAFYFSMIFIFIMTVNIAYNGRYENFEIYGLIILAISFLWSYFGKFDRLKFGNFERLFAIILFINTLVMVYNETTLNIFSNILAIINLVFVIILCVGSLKNSSLNELKKPIIYIVAICIAILLFKHGFIMNRDMDISCKLNGGGFLCSIVGNVWYLLYFNYIGIAAIIASAFALLVDKKPFIITALVLSILASMLTNTFLGAIAFIIVLYTITKDKNKKLLN
- a CDS encoding glutamate-5-semialdehyde dehydrogenase, with protein sequence MKEFLQKAKQSSRVVATLSTAIKNQTLLQFADALEENSFLIIEENIKDMKLAKQLDLSSAMQDRLYLNDSRIQDMANAIRQIASQTEPVGRILDGWLTKDNLNIQKVSIPIGVIAIIYESRPNVTSDTAALCFKSGNVCVLKGGKEAENSNKAIAKIIQDVLEKNNLPKEIVSLLPDSSREGVAKLIVEDKYVDLIVPRGGEALIKFITQNSSIPVIKHDKGVCHTFIDKDANATKSINIVINAKCQRPSACNSLETLLVHKDIAPYILTGIQEELSTYGTILKGCPKTLEYIKIAPAKEEDFYIEYLENILNIKVVENLNEAIEHISKHGSGHSEAILSENYTAINKFLNEVDAACVYANASTRFTDGGEFGLGAEVGISTNKLHSRGPMGINDLTTFKYKIYGQGQVRTK
- the thiD gene encoding bifunctional hydroxymethylpyrimidine kinase/phosphomethylpyrimidine kinase, whose amino-acid sequence is MKIVLSIAGSDSSGGAGIQADIKSGFYHKVFMTTAITAVTVQNTLGVSDVVVLEPKFVAKQIKSIIEDFKVNCIKIGMLSSKELILEVFETIKELNIPIVLDPVAISRAGSKLLDDEAINSLKSNFKYAYLITPNSLEAELFFGVKNINDIKSLKDIPTNIIFKNIIKSYNQTVDVLLKKNGKIKIFKGKKADISNTHGTGCSFSASIASLLARDKSLCKSIKKSKKYIYKAIKNAPNFGRGNGPINHIL